In Planctomycetota bacterium, the following proteins share a genomic window:
- a CDS encoding ABC-2 family transporter protein: MSAILARANTWWIILRICLEERLVYRADFALGTLMRFLPIVTMVFLWEAVFSASASETIGGYSKDKMIAYLLLTMVSRAFSSMPGLASGIAGQIRSGEVKKYLIQPIDMLGFLLLSRIAHKLVYYVVAIAPFALVFWIMRGYFAGWPEPQVLAAYFLALIQAFLLGFFLEATIGMIGFWFLEVSSLLFVYMLFSFFLSGHMFPITMLEGWAGQLVQAIPLQYLTYFPAAIFVGEIHGDALVRGLWIQAAWVLFFMLTSRVAWNLGLRRYSGFGG, from the coding sequence ATGTCGGCGATTTTGGCGCGAGCGAACACCTGGTGGATCATTCTGCGCATCTGCCTGGAAGAGCGGCTGGTCTACCGGGCCGACTTCGCGCTGGGGACGCTGATGCGGTTCCTGCCGATTGTCACGATGGTCTTCCTGTGGGAAGCCGTTTTCTCCGCCTCGGCCAGCGAGACGATCGGCGGCTATTCCAAGGACAAGATGATCGCGTACTTGCTGCTCACCATGGTCAGCCGTGCGTTCAGCAGCATGCCAGGGCTGGCCTCGGGCATCGCTGGCCAGATTCGCAGCGGCGAGGTCAAGAAGTATCTGATCCAGCCGATCGACATGCTCGGCTTTCTGCTCTTGAGCCGCATCGCGCACAAGCTGGTCTACTATGTCGTGGCGATCGCGCCGTTCGCCTTGGTGTTTTGGATCATGCGCGGCTACTTCGCCGGCTGGCCCGAGCCGCAAGTGCTGGCGGCGTACTTTTTGGCGCTGATTCAGGCGTTCCTGCTGGGCTTCTTTCTCGAAGCGACGATCGGCATGATCGGGTTCTGGTTTCTGGAAGTCAGCTCGCTGCTGTTCGTGTATATGCTGTTCAGTTTCTTTCTGTCGGGGCACATGTTCCCGATCACCATGCTCGAAGGCTGGGCCGGCCAACTGGTGCAAGCGATCCCGCTGCAATACCTGACCTACTTTCCCGCCGCCATTTTCGTCGGCGAGATTCATGGCGACGCATTGGTGCGAGGGTTGTGGATTCAAGCGGCTTGGGTCTTGTTCTTCATGTTGACCAGTCGCGTGGCCTGGAACCTGGGCCTGCGGCGATATAGCGGCTTTGGCGGCTGA
- a CDS encoding BatA domain-containing protein, producing MPELLNPWLMSGAALAAVPVIFHLLMRPRPKVLEFPALRFVRARHNANRRQMRLRNLLLLLLRMAVIVLIALALARPTSQNVPGLSGKGDGPVAVALLIDTLPHMDYRYENKSRLDVARETADWLLGQLPEDSQVAVIDSASTASAFQVDRSSAAHYVERLKIDEVGQPLWKQIAPACRLLKTSELPKEIYVLTDLARSAWKSSAESELGKALKDADVTGLYLIDVGVEKPHNFGLGPLKLSAETVSRGSSLSIGTELLAVGPGGQRTVESYLVDRAGQLQKRDEALVDAQADGSVAVSFSLSGLDEGVNQGMVKVLGGDGLTADDSRYFTVVVRPAWRVLIVAPEPRHRQASYLAKAIAPEEYRRAGRAKFTCDIQGYGQLSGVPLDQYAAVYLLDPSPLPDAVWQQLGSFVQGGGGLAVCAGPGAQPLASFNSAAAREVLPAALGFLARHPNGDLYLPADESDHPALARFVPLRGNIAWDNFPIYRHWTLGEAASAMAVVARYSDGLPALVERPIGRGRVLLLDTPISEAPGTADAERWNMLPTGFEPWPFVMLVDQMTLYLVGNSERSFNYQAGQPAVIQLEPDERRPTYLLSRPDRSGEGERVAPDESTLVIPRTEDPGNYRIDAGGEKDRVHLGFSANLPADATQLARVDKDELAQVFGDFKFQLARDRIQVDRVVSSNRVGREWFPYIILALCLAMGFEYLTANRFYREVPDKAA from the coding sequence ATGCCTGAACTGTTGAACCCTTGGTTGATGAGCGGCGCCGCACTGGCCGCAGTGCCGGTGATCTTCCACCTGCTCATGCGCCCGCGCCCCAAGGTGCTCGAGTTTCCGGCTCTGAGATTCGTCCGCGCCCGGCACAACGCCAACCGGCGGCAAATGCGCCTGCGCAACTTGCTGCTGTTGCTGCTGCGAATGGCGGTGATCGTGTTGATCGCCCTGGCCCTGGCGCGCCCCACGTCGCAGAATGTGCCGGGACTGTCGGGCAAGGGGGACGGCCCGGTGGCGGTGGCGCTCTTGATCGACACGCTGCCGCACATGGACTACCGCTACGAGAACAAGTCCCGGCTTGACGTGGCGCGCGAGACGGCTGACTGGCTGTTGGGACAGTTGCCCGAGGACAGCCAGGTGGCGGTCATCGACAGCGCCAGCACCGCTTCGGCGTTTCAGGTCGACCGCTCGTCGGCGGCACACTATGTCGAACGATTAAAGATCGACGAAGTCGGCCAGCCTCTCTGGAAGCAAATCGCGCCGGCCTGTCGGCTGCTCAAGACCAGCGAACTGCCCAAAGAGATTTACGTCCTCACCGATCTGGCGCGGTCGGCGTGGAAATCCTCGGCCGAAAGCGAGTTGGGCAAAGCCCTGAAGGATGCCGACGTCACGGGGTTGTACCTGATCGACGTCGGTGTCGAGAAGCCGCACAACTTTGGCCTGGGTCCGCTCAAGTTGTCGGCCGAGACGGTCTCGCGCGGCAGTAGCCTGTCGATCGGCACCGAGCTGTTGGCGGTCGGCCCCGGCGGACAGCGGACGGTCGAATCGTACCTGGTCGATCGCGCTGGCCAGTTGCAAAAGCGCGACGAGGCGTTGGTCGACGCCCAGGCCGACGGCTCGGTGGCGGTCTCGTTCTCGCTGTCAGGTTTGGACGAGGGAGTGAATCAGGGAATGGTTAAGGTATTGGGCGGTGACGGGCTGACGGCCGACGACTCGCGTTACTTCACCGTCGTGGTGCGCCCGGCGTGGCGGGTGTTGATCGTCGCGCCCGAGCCGCGCCATCGCCAGGCGAGCTACCTGGCCAAGGCAATCGCTCCCGAGGAGTATCGCCGCGCCGGCCGCGCGAAGTTCACTTGCGACATTCAAGGCTACGGCCAACTGAGCGGCGTGCCGTTGGATCAATACGCGGCTGTCTACTTGCTCGACCCGTCGCCGCTGCCCGACGCGGTCTGGCAGCAGCTTGGTTCGTTTGTGCAAGGTGGCGGCGGGCTGGCGGTGTGCGCCGGCCCGGGCGCGCAACCGCTGGCGTCGTTCAACAGCGCGGCCGCGCGCGAGGTGCTGCCGGCGGCGCTCGGCTTCCTGGCCCGGCATCCCAACGGCGACTTGTATCTGCCGGCCGACGAGAGCGATCACCCGGCGCTGGCCCGGTTCGTGCCGCTGCGCGGGAATATCGCCTGGGACAACTTTCCAATTTACCGGCATTGGACCCTGGGCGAGGCGGCCAGCGCGATGGCGGTCGTGGCCCGCTATTCCGATGGCTTGCCGGCGCTGGTCGAACGGCCGATCGGCCGCGGCCGCGTTTTGCTGTTGGACACGCCGATCAGCGAAGCCCCCGGCACGGCCGACGCCGAGCGCTGGAACATGTTGCCGACCGGCTTCGAACCCTGGCCGTTCGTGATGTTGGTCGACCAAATGACGCTGTATCTGGTGGGGAACTCGGAGCGTTCGTTCAATTACCAGGCGGGGCAGCCGGCCGTGATTCAGCTCGAACCCGATGAGCGCCGGCCGACGTACCTGTTGAGCCGGCCCGATCGCTCGGGCGAGGGAGAGCGCGTGGCGCCCGACGAGTCAACGCTGGTGATCCCGCGAACCGAGGATCCCGGCAACTATCGGATCGACGCCGGCGGCGAGAAAGATCGCGTCCATCTCGGGTTCAGCGCCAACTTGCCGGCCGACGCCACGCAACTGGCGCGAGTCGACAAAGATGAGTTGGCCCAGGTGTTTGGCGACTTCAAGTTCCAGTTGGCCCGCGATCGGATTCAAGTCGATCGGGTGGTGTCGAGCAACCGGGTCGGTCGCGAATGGTTTCCGTACATCATCCTGGCGCTGTGTCTGGCGATGGGGTTTGAATATCTGACCGCCAATCGGTTCTATCGCGAAGTGCCCGACAAGGCGGCCTGA
- a CDS encoding formyltetrahydrofolate deformylase, protein MQVVITAVGPDNRGLADPIIHYVTGQGANIAEIQMYDHDDDCLFAMLSRIELAPERFDDLQGAMAEVAKTTGLSVRVWSPERRAARPRLAICTTYRPEPALALLRGIRDGQIRADAAVMLGNRPNCRNLAEQFGVDWHQVGDDTGKVDDERLMAICDEYDVDYIILARYMRVLAPSACWKYAGGRIINLHHGLLPSFPGMRPYHEAYASRMLTYGATCHFIVPDLDAGNQIIYQSTFTVPHGMALDDIIRLGQEDNEPRCLVEGVRRVVDREVQLHFHRVVALKKG, encoded by the coding sequence ATGCAAGTTGTGATTACCGCCGTGGGGCCCGACAACCGGGGCCTGGCCGACCCGATCATTCACTACGTGACGGGTCAGGGGGCCAATATCGCCGAAATCCAGATGTACGATCACGACGACGATTGCTTGTTCGCCATGTTGTCGCGCATCGAGCTGGCCCCCGAGCGGTTCGACGATCTGCAAGGAGCCATGGCCGAGGTGGCTAAGACGACCGGCTTGTCGGTTCGGGTCTGGTCCCCCGAGCGGCGTGCCGCGCGGCCTCGGTTGGCCATCTGCACGACCTATCGCCCCGAGCCGGCCTTGGCGCTGCTGCGGGGGATTCGCGACGGGCAGATTCGGGCCGACGCAGCGGTCATGCTCGGCAACCGTCCGAACTGTCGCAACCTGGCCGAGCAGTTCGGTGTCGACTGGCATCAGGTTGGCGACGACACCGGCAAGGTTGACGACGAACGGCTGATGGCGATCTGTGACGAGTATGACGTCGACTACATCATTCTGGCTCGCTACATGCGGGTGCTCGCGCCGAGCGCGTGTTGGAAATACGCCGGCGGCCGGATCATCAACTTGCACCACGGCCTGTTGCCCAGCTTCCCGGGCATGCGCCCTTATCACGAGGCCTACGCCAGCCGGATGCTGACCTACGGCGCGACGTGCCACTTTATCGTTCCCGACCTCGACGCTGGGAATCAGATCATCTACCAGTCGACCTTCACCGTGCCGCACGGCATGGCGCTAGACGACATCATTCGGCTCGGCCAGGAAGACAACGAGCCGCGCTGCCTGGTCGAAGGGGTGCGTCGGGTGGTCGATCGCGAGGTGCAGTTGCACTTCCACCGGGTGGTCGCGCTGAAGAAGGGCTGA
- a CDS encoding ABC-2 family transporter protein, whose protein sequence is MQETSPITDAREVRPSYWGVFRTFLRNSLVRAMMFRGNFLLDTFTSLTWMAMQLGFYKLVFQFTPSIGNQTGWGEYEFYTFIATSLIINSLVQTFFMPNLSEFSDLIRTGNLDFALLKPIDTQFLVSLQKVEWSALGNFLFGVALLGWSVVQLDVPLGPAQWLLYPIYVLCGVAIFYAVMVLMSSLSVWMGRNENLYDFWFYITNFSRYPMEIYRGPVGEPLRWTFTFVVPILVVVNVPARALAWPLERQQSWLAAYAVGIAVVSLLVTRRLFLWALNSYRSASS, encoded by the coding sequence ATGCAAGAAACGTCTCCCATCACCGACGCTCGCGAAGTCCGTCCCAGTTACTGGGGTGTGTTCCGGACGTTCTTGCGCAACAGTCTGGTCCGGGCGATGATGTTTCGCGGGAACTTTCTGCTCGATACGTTCACGTCGTTGACCTGGATGGCGATGCAGCTCGGCTTTTACAAGCTGGTGTTTCAATTCACTCCTTCGATCGGCAACCAGACCGGCTGGGGCGAATACGAGTTCTACACGTTCATCGCCACGTCGCTGATCATCAACAGCCTGGTACAGACGTTCTTCATGCCGAACCTGAGCGAGTTCAGCGACCTGATCCGCACGGGCAACCTGGACTTCGCGCTGTTGAAGCCGATCGATACACAATTCCTGGTGTCGTTGCAAAAGGTCGAGTGGTCGGCGCTCGGCAATTTCTTGTTCGGCGTGGCGCTGCTGGGCTGGTCGGTCGTGCAACTCGACGTGCCGCTCGGCCCGGCTCAGTGGTTGCTGTATCCGATTTATGTGCTGTGCGGCGTGGCGATCTTTTACGCCGTGATGGTGCTGATGTCGAGCCTCAGCGTTTGGATGGGGCGGAACGAGAACCTGTACGACTTCTGGTTCTACATCACCAACTTTTCGCGCTACCCGATGGAGATCTATCGCGGGCCGGTCGGCGAACCGCTGCGCTGGACATTCACGTTCGTCGTGCCGATTCTGGTCGTGGTGAACGTGCCGGCCCGGGCGCTGGCCTGGCCGCTCGAGCGCCAACAAAGCTGGCTGGCCGCCTACGCCGTGGGCATCGCGGTGGTCAGCCTGCTGGTCACGCGCCGGCTGTTCCTCTGGGCGCTGAACAGCTACCGCAGCGCGAGTAGCTGA
- a CDS encoding sugar phosphate isomerase/epimerase produces MQLAFSSNAYMNFSIEETIARIASIGYVGIEVLADVPHAWPAGLLPERRAAIRSALAQHKLQVSNVNGFMMNAVADPRQPYWHPSWIEPDPHYRAIRREHVKRALRLAAEIGAKCLQTEPGGPLEPGQSWHDAANVFYEELMPCVEVAEQVGVSLLIEPEPGLMIERFDQYLEFAARIDSPAVGLNFDIGHAYCVGEDPQDWVEQMAPHTRHYHFEDIAATRVHQHMVPGRGAIDFDATLAAIAKTNYTGFVTIELYPYVDDPDAAAREAYNYITAAMKRVGIPSKK; encoded by the coding sequence ATGCAACTCGCCTTTAGCTCCAACGCCTACATGAACTTCTCGATCGAGGAGACGATCGCCCGGATCGCTTCGATCGGTTACGTCGGCATCGAGGTGCTGGCCGACGTCCCCCACGCCTGGCCGGCCGGGTTGTTGCCCGAGCGGCGTGCCGCCATTCGCAGCGCGCTGGCACAGCACAAGCTGCAAGTCTCGAACGTCAACGGCTTCATGATGAACGCGGTGGCCGACCCGCGGCAGCCTTACTGGCATCCGTCGTGGATCGAGCCCGATCCGCACTATCGGGCCATCCGTCGCGAGCATGTGAAGCGAGCGCTGCGCCTGGCCGCCGAGATCGGCGCCAAGTGTCTGCAAACCGAACCGGGCGGGCCGCTCGAACCGGGGCAGTCGTGGCACGACGCGGCCAATGTCTTCTATGAAGAGCTGATGCCTTGCGTCGAGGTGGCCGAGCAGGTCGGAGTGAGTCTGCTGATCGAGCCGGAACCAGGGCTAATGATCGAACGGTTCGACCAGTATTTGGAGTTCGCCGCGCGCATCGACTCGCCCGCCGTGGGCTTGAACTTCGATATTGGCCACGCCTACTGTGTCGGCGAGGACCCGCAAGATTGGGTCGAGCAGATGGCGCCCCACACGCGGCATTATCACTTCGAGGACATTGCCGCGACGCGCGTCCATCAGCATATGGTGCCGGGACGCGGCGCGATCGATTTCGACGCCACGCTGGCCGCGATTGCTAAAACGAATTACACCGGCTTCGTGACGATCGAACTGTACCCGTACGTCGACGATCCCGACGCCGCCGCCCGCGAGGCGTACAACTACATCACCGCGGCTATGAAGCGGGTGGGCATTCCATCGAAGAAGTAA
- a CDS encoding TatD family hydrolase: MDYIDPHIHMVSRVTDDYETLAKMGCVAMSEPAFWAGFDRGSVDGFRDYFRQLTEFEPKRAGWYGLQHFTWLCINAKEAENVKLSREVIAMIPEFLNRPGVLGIGEIGLNKNTRNESIVFLEHLDLAAKTNELILIHTPHLEDKFRGTKMILDMLCDDRRLERQRVLVDHVEEHTIKAVKDAGFWAGMTLYPVSKCTPQRAVDMVEMYGPEKLLVNSAGDWGPSKPTAVPDFILEMRRRGHPESLIRRVVYENPIEFFRQSRNFNFTPRAEA, encoded by the coding sequence ATGGACTACATCGACCCGCATATTCACATGGTCTCGCGCGTGACCGACGACTACGAGACGTTGGCCAAGATGGGCTGCGTCGCCATGAGCGAGCCCGCCTTCTGGGCAGGTTTCGACCGGGGCAGCGTTGACGGCTTTCGCGACTATTTCCGGCAACTGACCGAGTTCGAGCCCAAGCGGGCCGGCTGGTACGGGCTGCAACATTTCACCTGGCTGTGCATCAACGCCAAGGAAGCCGAGAACGTCAAGCTGTCGCGCGAAGTGATCGCGATGATTCCCGAGTTCCTCAATCGTCCCGGCGTGCTGGGTATTGGCGAGATCGGACTGAACAAGAACACGCGCAACGAGTCGATCGTGTTCCTCGAACACTTGGACCTGGCGGCCAAGACCAACGAGCTGATCCTGATTCACACGCCCCACCTGGAAGACAAGTTCCGGGGCACGAAGATGATTCTCGACATGCTGTGCGACGATCGCCGACTGGAGCGTCAGCGGGTACTGGTCGATCATGTCGAGGAGCACACCATCAAGGCGGTGAAGGACGCGGGTTTCTGGGCTGGCATGACCTTGTACCCAGTCAGCAAGTGTACGCCCCAGCGGGCCGTCGACATGGTCGAGATGTACGGCCCGGAAAAGCTGCTGGTCAACTCGGCCGGCGACTGGGGCCCCTCGAAACCAACGGCCGTGCCGGACTTCATCCTCGAGATGCGTCGCCGCGGACATCCCGAGTCGCTGATCCGCCGCGTGGTCTACGAGAACCCCATCGAGTTCTTCCGGCAAAGCCGGAACTTCAACTTCACCCCGCGAGCCGAAGCCTGA
- a CDS encoding alkaline phosphatase family protein, protein MPDTVILLSVPGLRAGDLAAMPNLRALTERGDMASLVPSFPAVTCPVQANMTTGVTPREHGVVANGFYYRDKREVEMWTAWNQCIERPQIWDQLHQHNPAIRSAVWFPLHSKGAGTDYICTPAPIHNPDGSESLWCYTKPTEMYGTLRDRLGHFPLMHFWGPLANIKSTAWIVDSAVVAAAEYRPQFFYIYLPHLDYAAQKLGPDSEAARRALGELDETIGRLVVGVRAAYGSPEPLWLVASEYTITPVNHVTYPNRVLRQAGLLAVREAEGGSSDSGEVIDFAGSRAWALVDHQFSHVFVPNAADVGRVVDLFRGHEGVAETLTGEDLARYELDHPRSGEVVLVSQPNSWQAYYYWLDDARAPKFARTVDIHRKPGYDPVELHFDPATKSIPLDANLIKGSHGAPALDDAQRGMLLTSERGVVAGRSLADTDVCYLVLRQFGI, encoded by the coding sequence ATGCCCGATACGGTGATTCTGCTTTCGGTCCCCGGCTTGCGTGCCGGCGACTTGGCCGCGATGCCCAACTTGCGCGCGTTGACCGAGCGCGGCGACATGGCCTCGCTGGTCCCCAGCTTTCCGGCCGTCACCTGCCCGGTGCAAGCCAACATGACCACGGGAGTTACGCCCCGCGAGCATGGCGTGGTGGCCAACGGCTTCTACTATCGCGACAAGCGCGAAGTCGAAATGTGGACCGCCTGGAACCAGTGCATCGAGCGGCCGCAGATTTGGGATCAGCTTCACCAGCACAACCCGGCGATCCGATCGGCGGTCTGGTTTCCCCTGCACAGCAAGGGTGCCGGCACCGATTACATTTGCACGCCCGCGCCGATTCACAATCCGGACGGTAGCGAGTCGTTGTGGTGCTACACCAAGCCGACCGAGATGTACGGCACGCTGCGCGACCGGCTGGGACATTTTCCGCTGATGCACTTTTGGGGGCCGCTGGCCAATATCAAGTCGACGGCCTGGATCGTCGACTCGGCCGTCGTGGCGGCCGCCGAGTATCGGCCACAGTTCTTCTACATCTATTTGCCCCACCTGGACTACGCGGCGCAAAAGCTCGGCCCCGATAGCGAAGCCGCGCGACGCGCACTCGGCGAGCTTGACGAGACGATCGGCCGGCTGGTGGTGGGTGTGCGCGCGGCCTATGGCTCGCCCGAGCCATTGTGGCTGGTGGCAAGCGAGTACACGATCACGCCGGTCAATCATGTGACGTATCCGAATCGCGTGTTGCGTCAGGCGGGCTTGCTGGCCGTGCGCGAAGCCGAGGGGGGCAGCTCTGACAGCGGAGAGGTGATCGACTTCGCCGGCAGCCGGGCCTGGGCGCTGGTGGATCATCAGTTCTCGCACGTCTTTGTGCCGAACGCGGCCGACGTGGGGCGCGTGGTCGATCTGTTTCGCGGCCACGAGGGAGTTGCCGAGACACTGACCGGCGAAGATCTGGCGCGCTATGAACTAGACCATCCCCGCTCGGGCGAAGTGGTGCTGGTGTCGCAGCCCAATTCGTGGCAGGCGTATTACTACTGGCTCGACGACGCGCGAGCGCCGAAGTTTGCCCGCACGGTCGACATTCACCGCAAGCCGGGCTACGACCCGGTGGAGTTGCATTTCGACCCGGCTACGAAGAGCATTCCGCTCGACGCGAACTTGATCAAAGGTTCACACGGCGCGCCGGCGCTGGACGATGCGCAGCGCGGCATGCTGCTCACTTCAGAACGGGGCGTAGTCGCCGGCCGCAGCCTGGCCGACACCGACGTGTGCTACCTGGTGCTACGGCAATTCGGCATCTGA
- a CDS encoding UbiA family prenyltransferase, translating to MDRVKAYAQLLRVPNVFTALADVIMGGLLTGGWYENRSAWLLLIAGSAAFYLAGMVLNDVYDFEVDQVERPERPLPSGRISLATARALGWGLMSAGLGCAFGSAALRQPVATNTLIAAGALAAAIVAYDAWLKSTPLGPVAMGTCRALNVMLGASVAADGWAPLHFRVALGLGVYVAGITWFARTEAETSNRTQLALATLVMMAGIGTVCTATQREWFAARQGPVMWSLLWVALSLPIALRTFRAVGEPAPENVQRAVKHAIMSLIVIDAAAALGAIGPQAMFLLALLPPAMLLGRWVYST from the coding sequence ATGGACCGCGTCAAAGCTTATGCCCAGTTGTTGCGTGTGCCCAACGTGTTCACCGCGTTGGCCGATGTGATCATGGGGGGCTTGCTGACTGGCGGCTGGTACGAGAACCGGTCGGCATGGTTGCTGTTGATCGCCGGCTCGGCCGCGTTCTATCTGGCCGGCATGGTGTTGAACGACGTTTACGATTTCGAGGTCGATCAGGTCGAGCGCCCCGAGCGCCCCTTGCCGAGCGGGCGGATCAGCCTGGCCACGGCCCGCGCCTTGGGCTGGGGATTGATGTCGGCCGGCTTGGGCTGCGCTTTCGGGTCGGCGGCGCTGCGCCAGCCCGTGGCGACCAATACGTTGATCGCGGCCGGGGCGCTGGCGGCGGCGATCGTGGCCTATGACGCCTGGCTCAAGTCGACGCCGCTGGGACCGGTGGCGATGGGAACTTGCCGCGCGCTGAATGTGATGCTTGGCGCGAGCGTGGCCGCCGATGGTTGGGCGCCGCTCCACTTTCGAGTGGCGCTGGGGCTGGGGGTCTACGTGGCCGGCATCACCTGGTTCGCGCGGACCGAAGCCGAGACCAGCAACCGGACCCAGCTGGCGCTGGCCACGCTGGTGATGATGGCCGGCATTGGCACCGTCTGTACCGCGACACAGCGCGAATGGTTCGCCGCCCGACAGGGGCCCGTCATGTGGAGCTTGCTGTGGGTGGCGTTGTCGCTGCCAATCGCGCTGCGGACGTTTCGCGCCGTGGGCGAGCCGGCCCCCGAGAATGTCCAGCGAGCGGTCAAGCACGCGATCATGTCGCTGATCGTGATCGACGCGGCGGCGGCGCTCGGCGCGATTGGGCCGCAGGCGATGTTTCTGCTCGCGCTGCTGCCGCCGGCCATGCTCCTGGGCCGCTGGGTTTACTCGACGTAA